From Silurus meridionalis isolate SWU-2019-XX chromosome 14, ASM1480568v1, whole genome shotgun sequence, a single genomic window includes:
- the cabp5b gene encoding calcium-binding protein 5b, producing MFTQSMSHGPGGSGVLLGPACIFLRGKNIERKLVAEEIEELRQAFIEFDKDKDGFISCKDLGNLMRTMGYMPTEMELIELSQNINMNLGGQVDFEDFVELMTPKLLEETAGMISLKELKEAFREFDMDGDGVITIDELRHAMKKLLGENTNRKEIEAVVREADNNGDGTVDFEEFVQMMSQH from the exons ATGTTCACACAATCCATGTCTCATGGCCCGGGGGGGTCAGGTGTGCTTCTTGGCCCAGCCTGCATCTTTCTGAGAGGGAAGAACATT GAGCGGAAACTTGTAGCTGAAGAGATAGAAG AGTTGCGACAGGCCTTTATCGAGTTTGATAAGGATAAAGATGGGTTCATCAGCTGTAAAGACTTGGGCAACTTGATGCGGACCATGGGATACATGCCCACAGAAATGGAACTGATCGAGCTCAGCCAGAACATCAACATGAACC TTGGAGGCCAAGTAGACTTTGAGGATTTTGTGGAACTCATGACTCCTAAACTCTTAGAAGAGACAGCTGGAATGATTAGCCTAAAGGAGCTAAAGGAAGCATTTCGAGAG tttgacATGGACGGTGATGGCGTCATCACTATTGATGAGCTGAGGCATGCGATGAAGAAACTGCTTGGGGAAAACACCAACAGGAAGGAGATTGAAGCTGTGGTCAGGGAAGCTGACAATAATGGAGATGGAACAGTGGATTTTGAAG AATTTGTCCAAATGATgtcacaacattaa